Proteins from one Nakamurella multipartita DSM 44233 genomic window:
- a CDS encoding prepilin peptidase, with the protein MLLAVALGALVGALAGGAGRVLLGRLRRGVAVRPPLLEVAAGLVTAAGVALAWPTVIVVLVVWAGLLMVILGAVDIAAHRLPDALTLPALPVTAALVLLTGLLAPPPGGLPAALLTALVAAVVVTGIFAAAAALAPRAMGWGDVKLVPFARAADRIRLGRRRAVVGDDRVRAGRGRLAGRPGDPAVVPAIGHPVRAVPARRVLDRARVAGPRPDLTTSSST; encoded by the coding sequence ATGCTGCTCGCGGTCGCCCTGGGGGCGCTGGTCGGCGCCCTGGCCGGCGGGGCCGGTCGGGTGCTGCTCGGCCGGTTGCGGCGCGGTGTCGCCGTGCGGCCGCCGCTGCTCGAGGTGGCGGCCGGGCTGGTCACCGCCGCCGGCGTGGCCTTGGCCTGGCCGACGGTCATCGTCGTGCTCGTCGTCTGGGCCGGTCTGCTGATGGTGATCCTGGGGGCGGTGGACATCGCCGCCCACCGGCTGCCGGACGCACTGACGCTGCCCGCGCTCCCGGTCACCGCGGCGCTGGTGCTGCTGACCGGACTGCTGGCGCCGCCGCCCGGCGGCCTGCCGGCGGCGCTGCTGACGGCGCTGGTCGCGGCCGTGGTCGTGACCGGGATCTTCGCGGCGGCGGCGGCCCTGGCGCCGCGGGCGATGGGGTGGGGCGATGTCAAGCTGGTGCCTTTCGCTCGCGCTGCTGACCGGATTCGTCTCGGTCGGCGCCGTGCTGTGGTGGGTGATGATCGCGTTCGGGCTGGGCGCGGTCGTCTCGCTGGCCGGCCTGGCGACCCGGCGGTTGTCCCTGCAATCGGCCATCCCGTTCGGGCCGTGCCTGCTCGCCGGGTGCTGGATCGTGCTCGCGTGGCCGGGCCTCGTCCTGACCTGACGACCTCAAGCTCAACGTGA
- a CDS encoding PepSY-associated TM helix domain-containing protein, translating into MTAGSLTGAHGAGSDDQPDEPPPATPAPVPATAPVSAARPPASRPAPRPKARRRRRPVRRTLIVTHRWLSLILGLVLVLITTSGAILVYAPEIQRWLNSEAYAAAGGPATVTLGQAQATVAAAHPDFAPTAVIAENGVLRVTDFERSFTVDPATGALLGEVAPEPTWLAWTANLHECLLTCENEPGYVEALTAEVPGTGWLGYEGAPITVGALILGLLGLVLLFLAVSGLWLWWPRPSRLKASLTVRRGKGRFARDTDLHKVIGMISLPLLLIWGLTGAGFELTPVETVWNALTPGTPVEAPEVVSAEGEGADVGVDAAANAALALVPAAGLAAVVLPDADDPTATYTVWLADGIDPYELTDFPGDLSVAVDRRTAQATLTSGGPDEPLSQHLWQMWNFPVHAGFVVNGWWRSIWLVLGLAPLALAVTGVSTWLVRRRTRRNRRARA; encoded by the coding sequence ATGACTGCAGGATCATTGACCGGTGCCCACGGGGCCGGTTCCGACGACCAGCCGGACGAGCCCCCGCCGGCCACTCCCGCTCCCGTTCCCGCCACCGCACCCGTGTCCGCGGCGCGGCCGCCCGCCAGCCGGCCGGCACCGCGGCCCAAGGCTCGGCGCCGCCGCCGGCCGGTGCGCCGCACGTTGATCGTCACCCACCGCTGGCTCTCGCTGATCCTGGGTCTGGTGCTCGTCCTCATCACCACCTCGGGCGCGATCCTGGTCTACGCGCCGGAGATCCAGCGATGGCTCAATTCCGAGGCCTACGCCGCTGCCGGCGGACCGGCGACGGTGACCCTGGGCCAGGCGCAGGCCACGGTCGCCGCCGCGCACCCGGACTTCGCGCCCACCGCGGTCATCGCCGAGAACGGCGTGCTGCGGGTCACCGACTTCGAGCGGTCGTTCACCGTCGACCCGGCCACCGGCGCCCTGCTGGGGGAGGTGGCGCCCGAGCCGACCTGGCTGGCCTGGACCGCCAACCTGCACGAGTGCCTGCTGACCTGCGAGAATGAGCCCGGGTACGTCGAGGCGCTGACCGCCGAGGTGCCGGGCACCGGCTGGCTGGGCTACGAGGGGGCGCCGATCACCGTCGGGGCGCTGATCCTGGGCCTGCTCGGCCTGGTGCTGCTGTTCCTGGCCGTCTCCGGGCTGTGGCTGTGGTGGCCCCGACCGAGCCGGCTCAAGGCGTCGTTGACCGTGCGGCGGGGCAAGGGCCGGTTCGCCCGGGACACCGACCTGCACAAGGTGATCGGCATGATCTCGCTGCCGCTGCTGCTGATCTGGGGGCTGACCGGGGCCGGCTTCGAGCTGACCCCGGTGGAGACCGTGTGGAATGCGCTGACCCCCGGTACCCCGGTCGAGGCGCCCGAGGTGGTCTCGGCCGAGGGCGAGGGGGCCGACGTCGGGGTCGACGCCGCCGCGAACGCCGCGCTCGCCCTCGTCCCCGCGGCCGGCCTGGCCGCCGTGGTGCTGCCGGACGCGGACGACCCGACGGCGACGTACACGGTGTGGCTGGCCGACGGCATCGACCCCTACGAGCTGACCGACTTCCCGGGCGATCTCAGCGTCGCCGTCGACCGGCGGACCGCGCAGGCGACCCTGACCAGCGGCGGCCCGGACGAGCCGCTGTCCCAGCATCTGTGGCAGATGTGGAACTTCCCGGTGCACGCCGGGTTCGTGGTCAACGGCTGGTGGCGGTCGATCTGGCTGGTCCTGGGCCTGGCCCCGCTGGCCCTGGCCGTCACCGGGGTGTCCACCTGGCTGGTCCGGCGTCGGACCCGCCGCAACCGCAGGGCGCGAGCGTGA
- the ruvX gene encoding Holliday junction resolvase RuvX: MTGTQQNPSGDAPAKGVRLGVDVGTVRVGVARSDPAGILATPVTTLQRSAAPSSGKSGDRAEPTADLSALRDLVVEHDVVEVVVGLPTTLRGMEGSAVTAARAYGQALAALIAPVPVVYVDERLTTVTADRVLAQAGIKGKARRAVVDQVAATRILQNRLDLLAAGRRS, encoded by the coding sequence ATGACTGGAACACAGCAGAATCCGTCCGGTGACGCACCCGCGAAAGGCGTGCGTCTGGGGGTCGACGTGGGTACCGTTCGCGTGGGGGTCGCACGCAGCGATCCCGCAGGAATTCTGGCGACTCCGGTGACGACCCTGCAGCGGTCGGCGGCCCCGTCATCGGGGAAGTCGGGTGACCGGGCCGAACCGACTGCGGATCTGTCGGCACTGCGTGACCTGGTCGTCGAACACGACGTAGTGGAAGTGGTGGTGGGTCTGCCCACCACCCTGCGCGGCATGGAGGGCTCGGCGGTGACGGCAGCGCGGGCCTACGGACAGGCACTGGCGGCATTGATCGCCCCGGTACCGGTCGTCTACGTCGACGAGCGGCTGACCACCGTCACCGCGGACCGGGTGCTCGCCCAGGCCGGAATCAAGGGAAAGGCCAGGCGCGCCGTGGTCGATCAGGTCGCCGCCACCCGGATCCTGCAGAACCGGTTGGATCTGCTGGCGGCGGGACGACGATCGTGA
- a CDS encoding MarR family winged helix-turn-helix transcriptional regulator produces the protein MTQLDRTANVLGALAATVTDQATAAMLAAADLPATGSSSALATLSAIAEFLDAPTVDQVRRVMGLTPSGAVRLIDRLESEGLVVRGPGTDGRTRAITLTDRGAAAAAALARARRQVLTTMLDGLAPDELDTLGELLGRMMGNAVRAKTGGAWICRLCDLTACERADGRCPAATAALAHYGVRAADAGIAPAPGPDQP, from the coding sequence TTGACCCAGCTGGACCGGACCGCCAACGTGCTGGGCGCGTTGGCGGCCACCGTCACCGACCAGGCGACCGCCGCGATGCTGGCCGCCGCCGACCTGCCGGCCACCGGCTCGTCGTCGGCGCTGGCCACGTTGTCGGCGATCGCGGAATTCCTGGACGCCCCGACGGTCGATCAGGTCCGCCGGGTCATGGGCCTGACCCCCTCCGGCGCGGTGCGGCTGATCGACCGGCTGGAGTCCGAGGGGTTGGTCGTCCGCGGTCCCGGCACCGACGGCCGGACCCGGGCGATCACGCTGACCGACCGGGGCGCCGCCGCCGCGGCCGCGCTGGCCCGGGCTCGCCGGCAGGTGCTGACCACGATGCTCGACGGGCTGGCCCCGGACGAGCTGGACACCCTGGGCGAACTGCTCGGCCGGATGATGGGCAACGCCGTGCGGGCCAAGACGGGCGGCGCCTGGATCTGCCGGCTGTGCGATCTGACCGCGTGCGAGCGGGCCGACGGCCGCTGCCCGGCGGCGACGGCCGCGCTGGCGCACTACGGGGTCCGGGCCGCCGACGCGGGCATCGCCCCGGCCCCGGGACCCGACCAGCCGTGA
- a CDS encoding metallophosphoesterase family protein: MSWTTPDGSAPLRPTHVLAHLSDSHLTSAGVRYNQVLDADAALDRAVAVLRSAVADGRPLDAVILSGDLTDTGDPDAYRRLRAAVEPLGVPVLYATGNHDVRTEFHRSLLGRGDEGPVLQSVQVGGLRMLALDSTIPGAGHGRLTAEHLAELTAALADPAPEGTIVVLHHAPLPPPSPLLSYFALEAASRIALRDAIAGTDVRLVLAGHHHLAQSGTLGAIPVAVAGSTAIRTDPLAPNGHERTWASGSFNLVQVYPDTITVSVIPVDGAAPVFDLDAAGCQAVIDAHPTRP; encoded by the coding sequence ATGAGCTGGACGACCCCGGACGGGTCGGCGCCGCTGCGTCCGACGCACGTGCTGGCCCACCTGTCCGATTCCCACCTGACCTCGGCGGGCGTGCGCTACAACCAGGTCCTGGACGCCGATGCCGCCCTGGACCGCGCGGTGGCCGTGCTGCGCAGCGCGGTGGCCGACGGGCGGCCGCTGGACGCGGTCATCCTGTCCGGCGACCTCACCGACACCGGCGACCCGGACGCCTACCGGCGACTGCGGGCGGCCGTCGAGCCGTTGGGCGTCCCGGTGCTGTACGCGACGGGCAACCACGACGTACGCACCGAGTTCCACCGCAGCCTGCTCGGCCGCGGCGACGAGGGCCCCGTCCTGCAATCGGTGCAGGTGGGCGGGCTGCGGATGCTCGCGCTGGACTCGACCATTCCCGGCGCCGGCCACGGGCGGCTGACCGCCGAGCACCTGGCCGAGCTGACCGCGGCCCTGGCCGATCCGGCGCCGGAGGGCACCATCGTCGTGCTGCACCACGCGCCGCTGCCGCCGCCGTCGCCGCTGCTGAGCTACTTCGCGTTGGAGGCGGCGTCCCGCATCGCCCTGCGGGACGCGATCGCCGGCACCGATGTACGCCTCGTGCTGGCCGGTCATCACCATCTGGCCCAGTCGGGCACGCTCGGCGCGATCCCGGTCGCGGTGGCCGGCTCGACCGCGATCCGCACCGATCCGCTGGCGCCCAACGGGCACGAGCGGACCTGGGCCAGCGGTTCGTTCAACCTGGTCCAGGTCTACCCGGACACGATCACGGTCTCGGTCATCCCGGTCGACGGGGCCGCGCCAGTGTTCGACCTGGACGCGGCGGGCTGCCAGGCGGTGATCGACGCCCATCCGACCCGGCCGTGA
- a CDS encoding DUF3224 domain-containing protein, with translation MTTTTELKLQIGSWDENPYREFDDGRKFTRAEVALADADAGLQASYEGLMFYAADGTSSYVTLMQITGTLDGRSGSFVLTGSGNYDGTTAAGESRIVPGSGTGELAGISGSASSSSTHEDYPVMPLTLQYDLG, from the coding sequence ATGACCACGACCACAGAGCTGAAACTGCAGATCGGTTCCTGGGACGAAAACCCCTACCGGGAGTTCGACGACGGCCGAAAGTTCACCCGCGCCGAGGTGGCCCTGGCCGATGCGGACGCCGGCCTGCAGGCCTCCTACGAGGGGTTGATGTTCTACGCGGCCGACGGCACCAGCAGCTACGTCACGCTGATGCAGATCACCGGCACCCTGGACGGTCGGTCGGGCAGCTTCGTGCTCACCGGCTCGGGCAACTACGACGGCACCACCGCCGCCGGCGAGTCCCGGATCGTCCCCGGCTCCGGCACCGGCGAGCTGGCCGGGATCAGCGGGTCGGCCAGCAGCAGCTCCACCCACGAGGACTACCCGGTCATGCCGTTGACCCTGCAGTACGACCTCGGTTGA
- a CDS encoding pyridoxamine 5'-phosphate oxidase family protein translates to MTTSLPLDHSGMGVLSRDECYDRLRSARVGRLAFVSDGDPVILPVNHGVDGESIVFRTAPGSKLLAGDSELRVAFEVDGYDVDRRSGWSVLVRGTASTVEDVGEIRRLNRIGVWPWADLVERTYWIRIACYSVTGRETVHPAR, encoded by the coding sequence ATGACGACGAGCCTGCCGCTGGACCATTCGGGCATGGGTGTGTTGAGCCGCGACGAGTGTTACGACCGGTTGCGCAGCGCGCGGGTCGGCCGGCTGGCGTTCGTCAGCGACGGCGACCCGGTGATCCTGCCGGTCAATCACGGCGTGGACGGGGAGTCGATCGTGTTCCGGACGGCACCCGGGTCCAAGCTGCTGGCCGGTGACTCGGAGCTGCGGGTGGCGTTCGAGGTCGACGGGTACGACGTCGACCGGCGATCGGGCTGGAGCGTGCTGGTGCGCGGCACCGCGAGCACCGTCGAGGACGTCGGTGAGATCCGCCGCCTCAACCGGATCGGCGTCTGGCCCTGGGCCGACCTGGTGGAGCGCACGTACTGGATCCGGATCGCCTGCTACTCGGTGACCGGCCGGGAGACGGTGCACCCGGCCCGTTGA
- a CDS encoding IS110 family RNA-guided transposase: MTAVQAERQADSSAVEVVGGVDTHKDTHTAAAVDTAGRVLGSAQFPTDAAGYRALLRWLRGFGTLLLVGVEGTGVYGAGLARLLAAQGVAMVEVDRPDRKARRWQGKSDPVDAEAAARAALARVRTGLPKHRDGRVEALRALRVARRSAVGQRADVQRQIKALIVTAPESLRAQLRALPDRELIKVCADQRPDRAGAGDPGTATKIALRSLARRHRALSVEIADLDELLGPLVAQINPGLLALKGIGPDVAGQMLVTAGENADRLTNEAAFAMLCGVAPLPASSGRTTRHRLNRGGDRAANSALWRIVITRMGTDDRTKNYIARRTAQGLTKPEIIRCLKRYVAREVFLALTSASAEKRPAKAA; this comes from the coding sequence ATGACAGCAGTACAAGCGGAGCGACAAGCAGACTCATCGGCGGTCGAGGTGGTCGGCGGTGTGGACACCCATAAGGACACCCACACCGCGGCAGCGGTGGACACCGCGGGGCGGGTGTTGGGGTCGGCCCAGTTCCCCACCGACGCCGCCGGCTACCGGGCGTTGCTACGGTGGCTGCGCGGGTTCGGGACGCTGCTGCTGGTCGGTGTCGAGGGCACCGGTGTCTACGGGGCCGGCCTGGCCCGATTGCTGGCCGCCCAGGGCGTGGCCATGGTCGAGGTCGACCGGCCCGACCGCAAGGCCCGCCGGTGGCAGGGCAAATCCGATCCCGTCGATGCCGAGGCTGCGGCCCGGGCCGCGTTGGCCCGGGTGCGCACCGGGCTGCCCAAGCATCGAGACGGTCGTGTCGAGGCGCTGCGGGCATTGCGGGTGGCGCGCCGTTCGGCCGTCGGGCAACGCGCTGACGTGCAGCGACAGATCAAGGCGCTGATCGTCACCGCACCGGAATCGCTGCGCGCCCAGCTGCGGGCGTTGCCCGACCGAGAACTGATCAAGGTCTGCGCCGACCAGCGGCCGGACCGTGCCGGTGCCGGCGATCCGGGCACGGCCACCAAGATCGCGCTGCGCTCTCTTGCTCGGCGCCACCGGGCGCTCAGCGTCGAGATCGCCGATCTCGACGAGCTGCTCGGTCCGCTCGTGGCCCAGATCAACCCCGGGCTGCTCGCACTCAAAGGCATCGGTCCCGACGTGGCCGGGCAGATGCTCGTCACGGCCGGCGAGAATGCCGACCGCCTCACCAACGAGGCCGCCTTCGCGATGCTGTGCGGCGTGGCGCCCTTGCCTGCTTCGTCGGGCAGGACGACCCGGCACCGGCTCAACCGCGGCGGAGACCGAGCCGCCAATAGCGCACTCTGGCGCATCGTCATCACCCGCATGGGCACCGATGATCGAACCAAGAACTACATCGCCCGACGCACCGCCCAGGGGCTGACCAAGCCCGAGATCATCCGCTGCCTCAAGCGATATGTCGCCCGAGAAGTCTTCCTCGCGCTTACGTCCGCGTCCGCAGAAAAACGACCCGCCAAAGCAGCTTGA
- a CDS encoding shikimate dehydrogenase has product MSSAHRAAVVGSPVTHSLSPALHRAGYAAAGLTQWQYEPIECDAQALPDLVRSRGPEWAGFSVTMPGKSAAAAVADECSPRVQALGVANTLVRRDGGWFADNTDVDGLVGALRAAGAPPIRSALVLGGGGTAAAVLAALSELGTATVAIAGRRPSSTAGAVEVAATLGIPLRVIGWDTDVVAEAAAGVDLVVSTVPAGGADHLASALRAVPVLFDVIYHPWPTPLAAGGVPGRITVTGLDMLLHQAFRQFELITGVPAPVHAMRAGLKAGSGTDLPLPV; this is encoded by the coding sequence GTGAGTTCTGCCCATCGGGCGGCCGTTGTCGGCTCGCCGGTGACCCACTCCCTCTCGCCCGCCCTGCACCGCGCCGGCTACGCCGCGGCCGGACTCACCCAGTGGCAGTACGAACCGATCGAATGTGACGCGCAGGCGCTGCCGGACCTGGTGCGATCCCGCGGTCCGGAGTGGGCCGGCTTCTCGGTCACCATGCCGGGCAAGTCGGCCGCCGCGGCCGTCGCCGACGAGTGCTCACCGCGGGTGCAGGCGCTCGGCGTGGCCAACACCCTGGTCCGCCGCGACGGCGGCTGGTTCGCCGACAACACCGACGTGGACGGCCTGGTCGGGGCGTTGCGCGCGGCCGGCGCGCCGCCGATCCGCTCCGCGCTGGTCCTGGGCGGCGGGGGAACGGCGGCCGCGGTGCTGGCCGCGCTGTCCGAGTTGGGCACCGCGACCGTGGCCATTGCCGGCCGCCGACCGTCGTCCACCGCGGGGGCCGTCGAGGTCGCCGCCACCCTGGGCATCCCGCTGCGGGTCATCGGCTGGGACACCGACGTCGTCGCCGAGGCGGCCGCCGGGGTCGACCTGGTCGTGTCCACCGTGCCGGCCGGCGGGGCCGACCACCTCGCGTCCGCGCTGCGCGCGGTGCCCGTGCTGTTCGATGTCATCTACCACCCGTGGCCGACCCCGCTGGCCGCCGGTGGCGTGCCCGGCCGGATCACCGTCACCGGTCTGGACATGTTGCTGCACCAGGCGTTCCGCCAGTTCGAGCTGATCACCGGGGTGCCCGCGCCGGTGCATGCGATGCGGGCCGGCCTCAAGGCCGGCTCCGGCACCGACCTGCCGCTGCCCGTCTGA
- a CDS encoding LLM class flavin-dependent oxidoreductase — protein MRVGVVILPQFSWPEARARWASLQERGFAHGWTYDHLSWRDLKDEPWFGTLPTLVAAATATSTLRLGTWVMSPNYRHPVTTAKDLMTLDDVSGGRLIAAVGAGGTCWDATVLGQPPLTPRQRVARLAEFVTLTDLLLTQADTTWDGEYFHAAQAKMIPAGSRSRIELVVAGNGPKTIGLAARTGDGWATTGPESSDLAQDQWWARVAGLARTFEDAAAAAGRDPAALRRYLNLDSAPELSIGSLDAFTDAAGRAAELGFTDVVVHWPRPDGVYAGDDAVLDRIAASLTGGTWTGR, from the coding sequence ATGCGTGTCGGTGTCGTCATCCTGCCCCAGTTCAGCTGGCCCGAGGCCCGCGCCCGATGGGCGTCGTTGCAGGAGCGGGGCTTTGCCCACGGCTGGACCTACGACCACCTGTCCTGGCGGGATCTGAAGGACGAGCCCTGGTTCGGCACCCTGCCCACCCTGGTCGCCGCGGCGACCGCGACCAGCACGCTGCGGTTGGGCACCTGGGTGATGTCGCCGAACTACCGGCACCCGGTCACCACGGCCAAGGACCTGATGACCCTGGACGACGTGTCCGGCGGGCGGCTCATCGCGGCGGTCGGCGCGGGCGGCACCTGCTGGGACGCCACCGTGCTCGGCCAGCCGCCGCTGACGCCCCGGCAGCGGGTCGCCCGGCTGGCGGAGTTCGTCACGCTGACCGACCTGCTGCTCACCCAGGCCGACACCACCTGGGACGGCGAGTATTTTCACGCGGCGCAGGCCAAGATGATCCCGGCCGGCAGCCGATCCCGGATCGAGCTGGTGGTGGCCGGCAACGGCCCGAAGACGATCGGCCTGGCCGCCCGCACCGGCGACGGCTGGGCGACCACCGGTCCCGAATCGTCGGATCTGGCCCAGGATCAGTGGTGGGCCCGGGTGGCCGGACTGGCCCGGACGTTCGAGGACGCCGCCGCCGCGGCCGGCCGCGACCCGGCTGCCCTGCGCCGGTACCTGAACCTGGATTCGGCCCCGGAGCTGTCAATCGGCAGCCTGGACGCGTTCACCGACGCTGCCGGCCGGGCGGCCGAGCTGGGCTTCACCGACGTCGTCGTGCACTGGCCGCGGCCGGACGGCGTCTACGCCGGCGACGACGCGGTGCTGGATCGGATCGCGGCGTCATTGACCGGCGGGACGTGGACGGGCCGCTGA
- a CDS encoding endolytic transglycosylase MltG, giving the protein MNDHLIFGREPGETGDVDVDELKAALAANPDPVDETVVAEPEPSPEERAISARRRHRTWLVFAIVVLLVIVAGLIAGFVVWRSGTDQVPDHAGTGDAEVVVRIQGGDGINDIAATLQQAGVVASTEAFVQQAARDGDVQALKPGYYKVRLNSSAQAAADALVAKENHVGHLRLIPGRQLADVTTVSTDPNQPAATVPGYISDIAAAACVPLNGQQDCFTADELWQVATTADPATLGVVEWAADAVRAAPDPRKRLEGTILPGDFDIPPGSTPEQALKAVVSASAAMWNGTDIIADAAQLGMTPYQAATIASIVEREGITADMPKVARVIDNRLATGMKLEMDSTVNYALDRASIATSADDRANPSPWNTYYAAGLPPTPISSPGPNAIAATLDPAAGSWLFFVKIDNTGASCFSITVEQHDACVAQARANGVFG; this is encoded by the coding sequence GTGAACGACCATCTGATCTTCGGCCGCGAGCCGGGGGAGACCGGCGACGTGGACGTCGACGAGCTCAAGGCCGCGCTGGCCGCCAATCCCGATCCCGTCGACGAGACCGTCGTGGCCGAGCCGGAGCCCTCGCCGGAGGAACGGGCCATCAGCGCCCGGCGCCGGCACCGTACCTGGCTGGTGTTCGCCATCGTCGTGCTGCTGGTGATCGTGGCCGGTCTGATCGCCGGGTTCGTCGTGTGGCGGTCCGGCACCGATCAGGTGCCCGACCACGCCGGCACCGGCGACGCCGAGGTGGTCGTCCGGATCCAGGGCGGCGACGGGATCAACGACATCGCCGCGACGCTCCAGCAGGCCGGCGTGGTGGCCAGCACCGAGGCGTTCGTCCAACAGGCCGCCCGTGACGGCGACGTGCAGGCCCTCAAGCCGGGCTACTACAAGGTGCGGCTGAACTCCTCGGCCCAGGCCGCGGCCGATGCCCTGGTGGCCAAGGAGAACCACGTCGGGCACCTGCGGCTGATCCCCGGCCGGCAGCTGGCCGACGTCACCACCGTCTCCACCGATCCCAACCAGCCCGCGGCGACCGTGCCCGGCTACATCTCCGACATCGCCGCCGCGGCCTGTGTGCCGCTCAACGGACAGCAGGACTGCTTCACCGCCGACGAGCTCTGGCAGGTCGCCACGACCGCCGACCCGGCCACCCTGGGCGTCGTGGAATGGGCCGCCGACGCCGTGCGCGCCGCTCCGGACCCGCGCAAACGCCTCGAGGGCACCATCCTGCCGGGTGATTTCGACATCCCGCCCGGCTCCACCCCCGAGCAGGCGCTCAAGGCGGTGGTCAGCGCGTCCGCCGCGATGTGGAACGGCACCGACATCATCGCCGACGCCGCCCAGCTGGGCATGACCCCGTACCAGGCCGCGACCATCGCCTCGATCGTGGAGCGGGAGGGCATCACCGCGGACATGCCCAAGGTGGCCCGGGTGATCGACAACCGGCTGGCCACCGGGATGAAGCTGGAGATGGACTCCACCGTCAACTACGCACTGGACCGGGCCTCCATCGCCACCAGCGCGGACGACCGGGCCAATCCCAGCCCGTGGAACACCTATTACGCCGCCGGTCTGCCGCCCACCCCGATCTCCTCGCCGGGTCCGAACGCCATCGCCGCAACCCTCGACCCGGCCGCCGGCTCCTGGCTGTTCTTCGTCAAGATCGACAACACCGGCGCGTCCTGCTTCTCCATCACGGTCGAGCAGCACGACGCCTGCGTGGCCCAGGCGCGAGCGAATGGAGTCTTCGGGTGA